Proteins from one Clostridia bacterium genomic window:
- the dapD gene encoding 2,3,4,5-tetrahydropyridine-2,6-dicarboxylate N-acetyltransferase, whose amino-acid sequence MSQKFEITDPYKIAAYIKEAKKVTPVKTYINGDLNGIDMGSIRSYGAESFWVLFGEHSEIEKFLLDNKDRIINFELECDRRNSAIPLLDTRYVDARIEPGAVIRDKVLIHRNAVIMMGAVINIGSEIGENTMIDMNAVLGARAIVGSNCHIGAGAVLAGVLEPPSADPVVIEDNVLVGANAVILEGVHIGKGAVVAAGSVVTKDVEADTVVAGIPARMIKTVKDLAGDKKKILDDLRG is encoded by the coding sequence GAAATTTGAAATCACAGATCCCTATAAAATTGCTGCATATATAAAAGAAGCAAAAAAAGTAACCCCAGTGAAAACTTATATAAATGGTGACTTAAACGGAATCGATATGGGCAGCATCAGGTCTTATGGCGCTGAAAGCTTCTGGGTGCTTTTCGGGGAACATTCAGAAATAGAAAAGTTCCTTTTGGACAATAAAGATAGAATAATAAACTTCGAATTGGAATGTGATAGAAGAAATTCAGCCATACCCCTTCTGGATACAAGATATGTAGATGCCAGGATTGAGCCGGGTGCAGTGATTAGAGACAAAGTGCTTATACATAGGAATGCGGTAATAATGATGGGTGCTGTAATAAATATTGGCAGTGAAATTGGTGAGAACACAATGATTGATATGAACGCTGTGCTTGGAGCCAGGGCTATAGTAGGCAGCAACTGCCATATAGGCGCAGGTGCCGTGCTTGCCGGTGTTTTGGAACCTCCAAGCGCAGATCCTGTTGTTATTGAGGATAATGTGCTTGTAGGCGCAAACGCTGTTATTCTAGAAGGTGTTCACATAGGAAAAGGCGCAGTTGTAGCTGCAGGCTCGGTAGTTACCAAGGATGTAGAAGCAGATACTGTTGTAGCCGGGATTCCTGCAAGGATGATAAAAACTGTAAAAGATTTAGCTGGAGACAAAAAAAAGATATTAGATGATCTAAGAGGTTAG